A single region of the Gemella sp. zg-570 genome encodes:
- the purB gene encoding adenylosuccinate lyase — protein MIERYSTKEMQEIWSEENKFKAWLEVEILACEGWSHLGQIPKEDVATLREKASFDINRIYEIERETRHDVIAFTRAASETLGQEKKWVHYGLTSTDVVDTAYGYLYKQANEIIRTKIIKLIEVLKEKSYQYKNTFMMGRTHGVHAEITTFGLKMALWYEEMNRNLERFNIAAKQVEAGKISGAVGTYANIPTYIQDYVCEKLGINSSKISTQVLQRDRHAHYYSTLALIASSIEKFSVEIRHLQRTEVREVEEFFRKGQKGSSAMPHKRNPISSENMSGLARVLRGYMLTSFENIALWHERDISHSSAERIISADATNLMDYQLTRFINTISNLTVFEENMAENINKTYGVIFSQRIMLKLIEKGVSRESAYDLVQPKAMHAWENKILFKDLLIKDNEIMSYLSSEELEDCFNYKYHISSLEEIYARVFG, from the coding sequence ATGATAGAAAGATACTCTACAAAAGAAATGCAAGAAATTTGGTCAGAAGAAAATAAATTTAAGGCTTGGTTAGAAGTTGAAATACTTGCTTGTGAAGGGTGGAGCCACTTAGGACAAATCCCCAAAGAAGATGTTGCTACATTACGTGAAAAAGCATCTTTTGATATTAACAGAATATACGAAATTGAACGAGAAACTAGACATGACGTTATAGCTTTTACAAGAGCAGCAAGTGAAACTTTAGGTCAAGAAAAAAAATGGGTTCATTACGGTCTAACTTCTACGGATGTGGTTGATACTGCCTACGGTTATTTATACAAACAAGCAAATGAAATAATAAGAACTAAAATAATAAAATTAATAGAGGTTTTAAAAGAAAAATCTTATCAATATAAAAATACATTTATGATGGGTAGAACTCATGGTGTTCACGCAGAAATAACAACTTTCGGTTTGAAAATGGCTTTGTGGTATGAAGAAATGAATAGAAATTTAGAACGTTTTAATATCGCAGCAAAACAAGTAGAAGCTGGTAAAATATCTGGAGCTGTTGGAACTTACGCCAACATTCCGACATATATACAAGATTATGTTTGTGAAAAACTTGGAATAAATTCTAGTAAAATTTCTACACAGGTACTACAAAGAGATAGACATGCACATTATTATTCTACATTGGCTTTAATAGCTAGTAGTATAGAAAAATTTTCAGTAGAAATAAGACATTTGCAAAGAACTGAAGTTAGAGAAGTCGAAGAATTTTTTAGAAAAGGGCAAAAAGGGTCAAGTGCAATGCCCCACAAAAGAAATCCTATATCATCAGAAAATATGTCAGGTTTAGCTAGAGTATTAAGAGGTTACATGCTTACTTCATTTGAAAATATTGCTTTGTGGCATGAAAGAGATATTTCTCATTCTTCAGCAGAAAGAATTATCTCAGCAGATGCAACTAATCTTATGGATTACCAACTTACAAGATTTATAAATACAATAAGTAATTTAACAGTTTTTGAAGAAAATATGGCAGAAAATATAAATAAAACTTATGGCGTAATATTTTCTCAAAGAATTATGCTTAAATTGATAGAAAAAGGAGTTTCAAGAGAAAGTGCCTATGACCTTGTGCAACCTAAGGCAATGCATGCTTGGGAAAATAAAATTTTATTCAAAGATTTACTAATAAAAGATAATGAAATAATGTCTTATTTATCGAGTGAAGAGTTAGAAGATTGCTTTAATTATAAATATCATATATCTAGCTTAGAGGAAATATATGCAAGAGTGTTTGGATAA
- the ruvB gene encoding Holliday junction branch migration DNA helicase RuvB has translation MDDRLLSSQSNTYEEENEQSLRPKFLKQYIGQDKIKENLEIFIKAAKIRNEVLDHCLIYGPPGLGKTTLATVIANEMEVNIKYTSGPSIEKSGDLATILTTLEPGDVLFIDEIHRITRSIEEILYSAMEDFYLDIVIGKGEDSRSVRIELPPFTLIGATTRAGSLTAPLRDRFGVHCRLEFYNSDDLQKILKRSANIYDCQIDDMSTYQIAKRSRGTPRIANRLLKRVRDFAQVKNEGIITKELAINSLDLLQVDSSGLDNIDYKILECLVKRYEGKPVGLETIAITIGEESITIEDVYEPYLVKEGFIERTLRGRKATFKAYKHLGEEDNFK, from the coding sequence ATGGATGATAGATTGCTTTCAAGTCAATCAAATACTTATGAAGAAGAAAATGAACAATCACTAAGACCAAAATTTTTAAAACAATATATAGGTCAAGATAAAATAAAAGAAAATCTTGAAATTTTTATAAAAGCGGCAAAAATTAGAAATGAAGTTTTAGACCATTGTTTAATTTATGGACCTCCAGGACTGGGTAAAACAACTTTAGCAACAGTAATAGCAAATGAAATGGAAGTAAATATTAAATACACATCTGGCCCTAGTATAGAAAAATCTGGCGACCTTGCAACAATATTAACAACATTAGAACCAGGAGATGTTTTATTTATTGATGAAATTCATAGAATAACTAGGTCAATAGAAGAAATTTTATATTCAGCAATGGAAGATTTTTATCTAGATATAGTTATAGGAAAAGGAGAAGACTCAAGAAGTGTCAGGATAGAATTACCTCCATTTACTTTAATAGGTGCAACTACTAGAGCTGGATCTTTGACTGCTCCTTTAAGAGATAGGTTTGGAGTCCACTGTCGATTAGAATTTTATAATAGTGATGATTTACAAAAAATATTAAAAAGAAGTGCCAATATATATGATTGCCAAATTGATGATATGAGTACCTATCAAATTGCTAAAAGGTCAAGAGGAACTCCTCGTATAGCAAATAGACTTTTAAAGAGGGTAAGAGATTTTGCACAAGTAAAAAATGAGGGAATTATCACAAAAGAATTAGCAATTAATTCATTAGATTTATTACAGGTAGATTCAAGTGGACTTGACAATATTGATTATAAAATACTTGAGTGTTTAGTAAAAAGATATGAAGGTAAACCAGTAGGACTAGAAACTATAGCGATAACTATTGGAGAAGAAAGTATAACGATAGAAGATGTTTATGAACCTTATTTGGTAAAAGAAGGATTTATTGAAAGAACTCTTAGAGGAAGAAAAGCAACTTTTAAAGCCTATAAACATTTAGGAGAAGAGGACAATTTTAAATGA
- the asnS gene encoding asparagine--tRNA ligase, whose protein sequence is MNINNLNEKIGEEVKLGAWIANKRSSGKIAFFQLRYGAGFIQGVALKETLGEQKYQELRHLTQETSLEVTGIIKENVRELSGIELEISDFKVISIATDYPITPKEHGVDFLADSRHLWIRSKKQHTILKIRNQIIKSTYDFFEKEGFLKLDPPILTSLAPEGTTELFNTKYFEEEAYLSQSGQLYMEACAMSFGKVYSFGPTFRAEKSKTRRHLIEFWMIEPEMAFCNHDESLQVQEKYVNYLINDVINKNEKELKILGRDIESLKSATGAFPRIKYKDAIALLKENGFDDIEYGEDFGSPHETFIANSYKKPVFITHWPKDIKPFYMKEDKVNKGTVLCADLIAPEGYGEIIGGSQREDNYDVLLENIKNHNLNLDAYSWYLDLRKYGSVEHSGFGLGLERTVAWITGNGHVRETIPFPRLLNRLLP, encoded by the coding sequence GTGAATATCAATAATTTGAATGAAAAAATTGGTGAAGAAGTAAAACTTGGTGCTTGGATAGCAAATAAAAGAAGTAGTGGTAAAATTGCTTTCTTCCAGTTGAGATACGGAGCTGGATTTATACAAGGAGTTGCTTTAAAAGAAACTTTAGGTGAGCAAAAATATCAAGAATTAAGACACTTAACACAAGAAACATCACTAGAAGTTACAGGAATAATTAAAGAAAATGTTAGAGAGTTATCAGGTATAGAGCTTGAAATATCTGATTTCAAAGTTATTAGTATTGCTACGGATTATCCTATAACTCCTAAAGAGCATGGTGTAGACTTTTTAGCAGATAGTCGCCACTTGTGGATTAGGTCTAAAAAGCAACACACTATTTTAAAAATAAGAAATCAAATTATAAAATCTACTTATGATTTTTTTGAAAAAGAAGGATTTTTAAAACTAGATCCACCTATTTTAACATCTTTAGCCCCAGAAGGAACAACAGAATTATTTAATACTAAATATTTTGAAGAAGAAGCATATCTTTCTCAATCTGGTCAGCTTTACATGGAGGCGTGTGCTATGTCATTTGGAAAAGTTTATTCTTTTGGTCCAACTTTTCGTGCTGAAAAATCTAAAACTCGTCGTCATTTAATAGAGTTTTGGATGATAGAACCTGAAATGGCATTTTGTAATCATGATGAAAGTTTACAAGTTCAAGAAAAATATGTTAATTATTTAATTAACGATGTTATTAACAAAAATGAAAAAGAATTAAAAATTTTAGGAAGAGATATTGAATCGCTTAAATCTGCAACTGGAGCCTTCCCTCGTATTAAGTATAAAGATGCGATAGCACTTTTAAAAGAAAACGGTTTTGATGATATAGAATATGGAGAAGATTTCGGCTCTCCTCATGAAACATTTATAGCTAATTCATATAAAAAGCCAGTTTTTATTACGCATTGGCCTAAAGATATAAAACCTTTTTATATGAAAGAAGACAAAGTAAATAAAGGAACTGTTCTTTGTGCCGATTTAATTGCACCTGAAGGATACGGAGAGATTATAGGTGGTTCTCAGCGTGAAGATAATTATGATGTCTTATTAGAAAATATAAAAAATCATAATTTGAATTTAGATGCTTATAGTTGGTATTTAGACTTGAGAAAATACGGTTCAGTAGAACATTCAGGATTTGGTCTTGGATTAGAAAGAACAGTTGCTTGGATTACTGGCAACGGTCATGTTCGAGAAACAATTCCATTCCCTAGATTGTTAAATAGGTTGTTACCATAA
- a CDS encoding CCA tRNA nucleotidyltransferase — translation MQECLDKNFKDNFSNAIPILEILENHGYLAYFVGGCVRDYLLGKKFSDIDITTSAKPEEIKLIFPKTFDTGIKHGTVTVIFNKQQYEITTFRSEKNYIQHRFPEDVEFITSLPSDLERRDFTINAMTLDKNGNLLDLYSGKSDLSNKIIRTVNEANERFNEDALRMLRAFRFVAKLNFSIDQDTYLAICKNKELIKFISIERIVAEFKKLFQGCANKHAMKLIIESELNKYIPFFNKVKEYTDFCCFKFEQAIFYLLDKNNIEFADVKKLKLSKDEYKEIKNYITIKEMFEENTPLKNILYSNNIEDVLFIIKIYNFCTEEDILNINLPIKSFTDIDIDNKQIMQIFPNKKPGSWIKDINKIVVNAILDGILENKNEKIKEFIKKEVRL, via the coding sequence ATGCAAGAGTGTTTGGATAAAAATTTTAAAGATAATTTTTCAAATGCAATACCAATTTTAGAAATTTTAGAAAATCATGGTTACTTGGCATATTTTGTAGGCGGTTGCGTTAGAGATTATCTATTGGGTAAAAAATTTTCTGATATAGATATAACAACATCAGCAAAACCAGAAGAAATAAAATTAATTTTTCCAAAAACATTTGATACGGGTATAAAGCACGGAACAGTTACAGTTATATTCAATAAGCAACAATATGAAATAACAACATTTAGAAGTGAAAAAAATTATATTCAGCACAGATTTCCAGAAGATGTAGAATTTATTACAAGTTTACCTTCTGATTTAGAACGCAGAGATTTCACGATAAATGCAATGACACTGGATAAAAATGGAAATTTATTAGATTTGTATAGCGGAAAATCTGATTTATCAAATAAAATAATAAGAACTGTTAATGAAGCAAATGAAAGATTTAATGAAGATGCTTTAAGAATGTTAAGGGCTTTTAGATTTGTTGCAAAATTAAATTTTAGTATTGACCAAGATACATATTTAGCGATATGCAAAAATAAAGAATTAATAAAATTTATATCAATAGAGCGTATAGTTGCTGAATTTAAAAAATTATTTCAAGGATGTGCAAATAAACATGCTATGAAACTTATTATAGAAAGTGAATTAAATAAATACATTCCTTTTTTCAATAAAGTTAAAGAATATACAGATTTTTGTTGTTTTAAATTTGAGCAGGCAATATTTTATTTGTTAGATAAAAATAATATTGAATTTGCTGATGTCAAAAAATTAAAATTATCTAAAGATGAGTATAAGGAAATTAAAAACTATATTACTATTAAAGAAATGTTTGAAGAAAATACACCTTTAAAAAATATACTTTATAGTAATAATATTGAAGATGTTTTATTTATAATTAAAATTTATAATTTTTGTACAGAAGAAGATATTTTAAATATAAATTTACCAATAAAGTCATTTACTGATATTGATATTGATAATAAACAAATAATGCAAATTTTTCCAAATAAAAAACCTGGTTCGTGGATAAAAGATATTAATAAGATAGTAGTAAATGCAATACTTGATGGAATATTAGAAAATAAAAATGAAAAAATAAAAGAATTTATAAAAAAAGAAGTGAGGTTATAG
- the ruvA gene encoding Holliday junction branch migration protein RuvA, which produces MYAYIKGTVTEISPKNIILENNYIGYDILVPNPYEYTISEEVTIFISQQIREDSNTLYGFKTKEQKEVFLLLLKVKGVGPKSALAILAGAKSDEIIEAIDKSDVNYMTKFPGIGKKSAQQIILDLKGKIDFINDNNFNTNKNQELIDAILALEALGYNKKELSKIEKQLSLYEYKTADEFVKQGLKLLISVK; this is translated from the coding sequence ATGTACGCATATATAAAAGGTACTGTAACAGAAATAAGCCCCAAAAATATAATTTTAGAAAATAATTATATAGGATATGATATTTTAGTTCCTAATCCTTATGAGTATACTATATCTGAAGAAGTAACTATTTTTATCAGCCAACAAATACGTGAAGATTCAAATACACTATATGGATTTAAAACAAAAGAACAAAAGGAAGTTTTTTTACTTTTGTTAAAGGTAAAAGGCGTTGGTCCTAAAAGTGCTTTAGCTATTTTAGCTGGAGCAAAAAGTGATGAAATAATTGAAGCAATAGATAAATCTGATGTTAATTACATGACTAAATTTCCTGGTATAGGTAAAAAATCAGCTCAACAAATTATTTTAGATTTAAAAGGTAAAATTGATTTTATAAACGATAATAATTTCAATACAAATAAAAATCAAGAATTAATAGATGCAATTTTAGCCTTAGAAGCTTTAGGGTATAATAAAAAAGAATTATCAAAAATAGAAAAACAATTATCTTTATACGAATATAAAACAGCAGATGAATTTGTAAAACAAGGATTAAAATTATTAATAAGTGTTAAATAA
- a CDS encoding exonuclease domain-containing protein yields the protein MINTSFSVVDIEVTEEKEIIQIAILNLDKNLKIIGEFNYYFKPKNEISPFLVNLTGITNEMLENQKSFSDLAEEIYDKLKNSSLICHGVLQDYSILKEEFLKANIYYKPKSMIDTVDLCKIFFPSLSSYKLSELAENLGINANGDYHRADTDAFVTYELLFTILKKIARFPMNNYQKIIDLLKNYSYDMYFFINNYKGIFIDNNYKEDLFIVNNISFRKIIIKSGNNISNKNLYITSIPEEKYISKCIKDSNSYTIIKNYSEYINLNFLDNIEKKYDFNTNINQLLYMKILVWIAETKQGDLSELNLDYNEKVIVDYFRAKNKKENYYYNKALEVSKSTSFLVTNYKSLLNLIIEKEYEDCNLIFDDKHIMGLEIRKLFAEEIYFKDILTELNKVYSKYNNLKIKNLRDNLEIFIKNLHEIYVKDNLSLYKDSIEIILQELATINEDFIRLNFKLIHTSKFLKKLYFILNFSNMGYYKFEIINNPNSFYLKYNNLKKEKLIINKFYNKKIYFIKNTDNILKIKKINSVKEIANSKNFSRKKLYVFNNEISKDIAYSFRNKKSSVRYKNYSYYSSFHDLYKDLEKNTNLDYICYADNSIIYYKKYIENLFDEIYEINN from the coding sequence ATGATAAACACTTCTTTTTCAGTAGTCGATATAGAAGTTACGGAAGAAAAAGAAATTATACAAATAGCTATTTTAAATTTAGATAAAAATTTGAAAATTATAGGTGAATTTAATTATTATTTTAAACCTAAAAATGAAATATCTCCCTTTTTGGTTAATTTAACAGGTATAACTAATGAAATGTTAGAAAACCAAAAAAGCTTTTCTGATTTGGCAGAAGAAATATATGACAAATTAAAAAATTCAAGTTTAATTTGCCATGGAGTTTTACAAGATTATTCAATTTTAAAAGAAGAATTTTTAAAAGCGAATATATATTACAAGCCTAAGTCTATGATAGATACGGTAGACTTATGTAAAATATTTTTTCCATCCTTAAGTAGCTATAAATTATCAGAGTTGGCTGAAAATTTAGGAATAAATGCTAATGGAGATTATCATAGGGCAGATACAGATGCTTTTGTAACTTATGAATTATTATTTACGATATTAAAAAAAATAGCAAGATTCCCAATGAATAATTATCAAAAAATAATTGATTTGCTGAAAAACTATTCTTATGATATGTATTTTTTTATAAATAATTATAAGGGGATATTTATAGACAATAATTATAAAGAAGATTTATTTATTGTAAATAATATCAGCTTTAGAAAAATAATTATAAAAAGTGGTAATAATATTTCTAATAAAAATCTTTATATTACATCTATTCCAGAAGAAAAATATATCAGTAAATGTATTAAAGATAGCAATTCATATACAATAATTAAAAATTATTCAGAATATATTAACTTGAATTTTTTGGATAATATAGAGAAAAAATATGATTTTAATACTAATATTAATCAACTTTTATACATGAAAATATTAGTTTGGATTGCAGAAACAAAACAGGGAGATTTATCAGAATTAAATTTAGATTATAATGAGAAAGTAATAGTTGATTATTTTAGAGCTAAAAATAAAAAAGAAAATTACTATTACAATAAAGCATTAGAAGTTTCTAAAAGCACGTCTTTTTTAGTTACAAACTATAAAAGTTTATTAAATTTAATTATTGAAAAAGAATATGAAGATTGTAATTTAATATTTGACGATAAACATATAATGGGATTAGAAATTAGAAAACTTTTTGCAGAAGAAATATATTTTAAAGATATATTAACAGAGTTAAATAAAGTTTATTCTAAATATAATAATTTAAAAATAAAAAACCTTAGGGATAATTTAGAAATTTTCATAAAAAATCTACATGAAATTTATGTTAAAGACAATTTATCTTTATATAAAGATTCAATAGAAATTATATTACAAGAGTTAGCTACTATTAATGAAGATTTTATAAGATTAAATTTCAAGTTAATACATACTTCTAAATTTTTAAAAAAATTATATTTTATTTTAAATTTTTCTAATATGGGATATTATAAATTTGAAATAATAAATAATCCTAATTCTTTTTATTTAAAATATAATAACCTAAAAAAAGAAAAATTAATCATAAATAAATTTTATAACAAAAAAATATACTTTATAAAAAATACAGATAATATATTAAAAATAAAAAAAATAAATAGTGTAAAAGAAATAGCAAATTCAAAAAACTTTTCTAGAAAAAAATTATATGTATTTAATAATGAAATTAGTAAAGATATTGCTTATTCTTTTAGGAATAAAAAAAGTAGTGTTAGATACAAAAATTATTCTTATTATAGTAGTTTCCATGATTTATATAAAGATTTAGAAAAAAATACTAATTTAGACTATATATGTTATGCTGATAATTCTATAATATACTATAAAAAATATATAGAAAATTTATTTGATGAAATATATGAAATAAATAATTGA
- the lspA gene encoding signal peptidase II — MIIVSIISIILILLDQVSKYLILTKFNLGESVEIINNFFYITSHRNRGAAWGILENSRIFFISITIIFLISIFYYLFKNLKKFKKIDYIIFSLIVGGAIGNFIDRIRTGEVVDFLDFNLFGYDFPIFNFADTFICIGVLLLAIKIYNED, encoded by the coding sequence ATGATAATAGTAAGTATAATATCAATAATTTTAATTTTACTAGACCAAGTTTCTAAATATTTAATTTTAACAAAATTTAATTTAGGAGAAAGTGTAGAAATTATAAATAATTTTTTCTATATAACTTCACATAGAAATAGGGGAGCAGCTTGGGGAATATTAGAAAATAGTAGAATATTCTTTATATCAATTACTATAATATTTTTAATTAGTATATTTTATTATTTATTTAAAAATTTAAAAAAATTTAAAAAAATTGATTATATAATATTTTCTCTTATAGTAGGTGGAGCTATTGGTAATTTTATAGATAGAATTAGGACAGGAGAAGTTGTTGATTTTTTAGATTTTAATTTATTTGGTTATGATTTTCCAATTTTTAATTTTGCAGATACTTTTATATGTATAGGCGTTTTGTTATTAGCTATAAAAATTTATAATGAAGATTAA
- a CDS encoding DnaD domain protein, whose protein sequence is MQNVDFKGLFVEQDFLLNYSKYNLTKEEAFFLLQLNYISQQGTRQFNVKNFSAELSIPEEVFMNNIHKLYSKNIVSLSSNKYIVFNIGSQNKKYYTLKELCLLAEKIVNKLLTSKEMDIISSWIDKKFTKEEINEAFRISKNISYVNGILNNKPVEISKDLDEDDILNYDWLNK, encoded by the coding sequence ATGCAAAATGTTGATTTTAAAGGATTGTTTGTTGAACAGGATTTTTTACTTAATTACTCTAAATACAATTTAACTAAAGAAGAAGCATTTTTCTTACTACAACTAAATTATATTTCTCAACAAGGAACAAGACAATTTAATGTTAAAAATTTTTCCGCAGAATTGTCAATTCCAGAAGAAGTTTTTATGAACAATATCCACAAGCTTTATTCTAAAAATATAGTTTCGCTTAGCTCTAATAAGTACATAGTTTTTAATATAGGTAGTCAAAATAAAAAATATTACACCTTGAAAGAACTTTGCTTACTAGCAGAAAAAATAGTTAATAAATTATTAACTTCAAAAGAAATGGATATTATTTCTTCTTGGATTGATAAAAAATTCACAAAAGAAGAAATAAATGAGGCATTTAGAATATCTAAAAATATTAGTTATGTAAATGGTATTTTGAATAATAAACCCGTAGAAATTAGCAAAGATTTAGATGAGGACGATATTTTAAATTATGACTGGCTCAATAAATAA
- the prmA gene encoding 50S ribosomal protein L11 methyltransferase: MNWIEISIHTTKEASEIIEAILLDYNSTGIYVEDPSILSENLDDNFGTIVGVEKKDFPSQGVIVKGYINELNFTDEIFNNLKTEINNLSEFINIGNFYSFKTKIIQDADWENSWKEYFDVLDIGKNFVIVPTWREYKNTDNKFIINIDPGMAFGTGGHETTSLCIKNLEKYVKNDYDLIDVGCGSGILTIAASHLTKGKLKAVDLDKMAVNVAKENFALNNISDRVEVEAANLLENETASYDVIVANILAHIIELMLNDVYKLLKEDGYFITSGIIKDKKEELIKKALEVGFKLLEETSDNEWYSLIFTK; this comes from the coding sequence ATGAATTGGATTGAAATTAGTATACATACTACAAAAGAAGCGAGCGAAATAATAGAAGCAATTTTATTAGATTATAATTCTACTGGTATTTATGTAGAAGACCCATCTATCTTATCAGAAAATTTAGATGATAATTTTGGAACAATAGTCGGTGTAGAGAAAAAAGATTTTCCTAGTCAAGGAGTTATTGTCAAAGGCTATATAAATGAATTAAATTTTACAGATGAAATTTTTAATAATTTAAAAACAGAAATTAACAATTTATCAGAATTTATAAATATTGGAAATTTTTACAGTTTTAAAACTAAAATAATTCAAGATGCAGATTGGGAAAATTCTTGGAAAGAATATTTTGATGTGTTAGATATAGGAAAAAATTTTGTAATAGTTCCAACTTGGCGTGAATATAAAAATACGGATAATAAATTTATTATAAATATTGATCCAGGTATGGCATTTGGAACTGGAGGACACGAAACAACATCTTTATGTATAAAAAATTTAGAAAAGTATGTAAAAAATGATTATGACTTAATAGATGTTGGTTGTGGAAGTGGAATATTAACCATAGCAGCTAGCCATTTAACAAAAGGAAAATTAAAGGCAGTAGATTTAGATAAAATGGCTGTGAATGTTGCAAAAGAAAATTTTGCTTTAAATAATATTTCTGATAGGGTAGAAGTAGAAGCAGCTAATTTACTAGAAAATGAAACTGCAAGTTATGATGTTATAGTGGCGAACATTCTAGCCCACATAATAGAATTAATGCTTAATGACGTTTATAAACTTTTGAAAGAAGATGGATATTTTATAACATCTGGAATTATCAAAGATAAGAAAGAAGAATTAATTAAAAAAGCACTTGAGGTAGGATTTAAATTACTTGAAGAAACAAGTGATAATGAGTGGTATTCTTTAATATTCACAAAATAA
- the nth gene encoding endonuclease III produces the protein MTGSINKKDKLKFFQEYLDEIFPDVDCELNFSNNLELLIAVLLSAQCKDEYVNRATPELFNRFKTIDDYADADVAEIENYIKTLGLYKAKSKNIKNMAIMLREDFNYSIPNDLENLIKLPGVGRKTANVVMSVGFNIPAIAVDTHVERVSKRLKFARKSDSPLQVEYKLMKLFPKDKWSKLHHQLIHFGRYKCKAKKPECSSCELYKICSYKINRRKE, from the coding sequence ATGACTGGCTCAATAAATAAGAAAGACAAACTAAAATTTTTTCAAGAATACTTAGATGAAATTTTTCCTGATGTTGATTGTGAATTAAACTTTTCTAATAATTTAGAACTTTTAATAGCAGTTTTATTGTCAGCCCAATGCAAAGATGAATATGTAAATAGAGCAACACCAGAATTATTTAATAGATTTAAAACCATAGATGATTATGCTGATGCAGATGTTGCTGAGATAGAAAACTATATAAAAACATTAGGTCTATACAAGGCAAAATCTAAAAATATAAAAAATATGGCTATAATGTTAAGAGAAGATTTTAACTATTCGATACCAAATGATTTAGAAAATTTAATAAAATTACCTGGTGTCGGAAGAAAAACAGCCAATGTTGTTATGTCAGTAGGATTTAATATTCCAGCAATAGCGGTTGATACTCATGTTGAGAGAGTGTCAAAAAGATTAAAATTTGCAAGAAAATCGGATTCTCCTTTACAAGTAGAATATAAGCTAATGAAATTATTTCCTAAAGATAAATGGAGTAAATTACATCATCAACTAATACATTTTGGGCGATATAAGTGCAAGGCAAAAAAACCAGAATGTAGTAGCTGTGAACTATATAAAATTTGTAGCTACAAAATAAATAGGAGAAAAGAATGA